From the genome of Ziziphus jujuba cultivar Dongzao chromosome 4, ASM3175591v1:
TCATCAAAGTTGTGTTGAACGGGAAGAGCGAGTTCGGGTCTGGTCTTCAAGAGGCTCTGACGGAGAACCGCCGTAACGGGAAGATTCCGTTGGTTGTTAAAGTGAAGGTTCCGGTTGGTGTGGTTCTTGGAAGGTTGAAATTGAGACAGGTCAATGTGTTTGCCAATTGTTCGTTGGTTTTGGATAGTTTGGATCCGAACAAGAAACCGAATATTTTGTCGAGTAAATTCACTTATACTTTTGGATTGGATGGATATCATCTTGATCCCATCGATTGAATTGAACGTTTTATTTATCATGGTGCAAATTAATTCGttgtttgtttaaaaatttttgtagGGTGCCAGACAAAAttcatttttgtatattttagtacataaaaaagattaaaaaaaaaaaattgtacaaagttttatgatatgtatatattcatagTCGTGGCTTTTTAATTGAGTTGTTAAATTTGTTTGCATTGCAAGGGCTTGTGAGGGTCATGGTGATTTTGGCAGTGGCTATATGGAATATTGCATGGCCATTAATAGTTTGTTGgaatattcacccaaaaaaacaaaaagtatgtAGGAATagagaaaaaattattcaaatttcaTCCTTGAAAACTAAAGAGcaattatattgaaaataataataatgcagaaGATAGTTTATGTAGCTAGGCCCTCTCACATTACTGTTCTTATTATAGGACCTTATCGCtgatttgataaacaataaatttgaaaattgcgTCAAAATGAATCTCTTAATGTACTTTTAGATGCAGTATTATTCGTAGATAGGCTGATATATAGCAAGCAATTGATTTTTAAGTTAGGCGTACGTAATCAGTATAGCAAATAATTTGTATTCTGCATGACTTCAAAACAATTAAAGAATAATACAAAATCAGCACCATGAAGGTTCTATAAGACtaacttttacatttttttttttttgaaaaagaaaaaaaaatgggtggtCATAAGATTTTCTATGACTACCATCTCTGCATcatccattgtatttaaatcagTTAGTATGCATTAGTTATGGTATTGCTGGATTTGGTGTGCGTTGATAACTAACTAAGTCTAATGCATATAATAATGTTCTCTGGGCCTTGGAAATGATCATTTAGCGGTTATTTTATCCAACCTCACCCAAATCTTAGTTTATATGTTACAAACAGAGTGGCAAATCTTGGACCCCTCAGTTCCTAATTCTTAGGAATGGGATGTTATATATTGCATAGCCATTGTAGAGTGTGGAACAGATCTGCAACAAATTTACTCAAAGTACAGGTGCATTTACGCGGtctggagcttgtttaaggagAAAGGAGGACGTTATCTAGGCACTGCTGCTGCTGCTATATCCCTCTTCTACCTTTGTATTGcataatatgtatatagattttcTGCAAACCTTTTTGAATTAGTCTCacctatttttttccttttttccttttctgtcatgtcatttttttttttctttcttagttTCCCTTAGGAATCCCTTTGTACATTTCAACAAAGTTTAATAAATACAAGTATTTCAAATTTAGAGATGGCAACTAGATTATCTACTGCAGCAAATTTGTCAATGTCCCCTTTCACTTCCACCATCGTTCAGGTATGTATAcacactttttaatttttcttggaAAATTAGCTATCACTCTCAAAAAAAAGgacataatataaattttctgTTGGGAGCCTAGCATCCCATTACATGCAATTCATAGGATATTTCTTCCAATGGTGCGGcttaatagataaatatttttgttatctatatatatatatatatacatatatttatatgatgatCATCATCCTTGAAGTCAAAAGAGTGGTTAATTAATCTTGCAGGTATCAAGCTCAGATGTACCTAAGAATGCAGGGGAAGTAATGGTAGGCATGAAGACAGAGAATTCAAGCGGATGGGCAGGAAATTTGATGTTGATGATGGAGCTCCGGAAGAAGACACTCACCTTTAGGGACATTATTGATCTTCCTCCTTGTAATGGTTCAAGTCCCATCCATGAGGTACCTACTTCATCATCATTGAATTAATTTACTTGATAGAAGTGCCATAAAAGTTCCTAATTTCAATCCCTCTGACTAATAATTTCTTATATGCATATTGGTCTTTTGCAGCTGGTGATGGGAACTGTAGAGGATCTCCACAATTTGTACCCAAATGTTTTTTCTTACAACCAAACCCCAGAAATATTGGAAAAATTTTCAATAGATCAGGTCCAATAAAAATGTCAAAGATAAGTCATTCAATTGTTAGTCCTAACTGCatgataaaatatgtaaaactaATTGCCAAAAAACATGATAATATAGGGATTAGTTCTCCTTTACAAGGCTCTAAATTGTATTGGAGATTCATGGGCCAAGAATCACAAGAGTATAAGCAATTTGAGACAGGATTCCAAAGAATGCTTCAACAACATCAGTTTGGAGCAACTtggtaactatatatatatatatatatgtttatgtccTTGTTCCTGTAGAATGTTATTGGTACAAAAACGTACTGTTGATTATTTAAAATTGGAACTGATAAATATATGAACTTGTTTTATTGAAGGGAGATTAGTGTTGGAAGAGCTTAAATACATAACTGATATGGCAAAGGAAATTTTCAACGTGATGGATGAAGATGAAACCAACAACAATGATGGGAGGATACAAGACTCCACCATAGGAGATACATTGATTGAGTCTTATTCAGACAAAAGAATGACCTGCCCTTCACCAAATACTACAATTTCAGTTCCTCCCCAGATGACTTCTTTTGCCATGAAACTTGGCGAAATTTCAAACATATCTTATTCTCCACAACTTCTTTTGCCTCTCAGACTTCAGTCACTTGGGAATTTGAAGACAAATGAGATGAAGTATTTCGCTTTCAACGTATCTCATCCTCAGCAAGGGACAAATGATCACGAGTCAAACAGAACAATCCAAAACGGTTCTGAAGATCAGTCACCAGAAGGGAAAGAAGACACTAAAGCTGCAGAAAATTTGCCGAAGTTTCCAGGTTTTGATTCAAATGTAAAGGTAAATATAACAAGGCCTGCAGCAGCAGCAGTACCACCCCCACCTCTGCCACCAATGGTACTATTAGATAGTCCTCCTTCAACTGCTTCACAATCATCTCCTTCTCCTTCATGCATTCCAGCTCATAAAGGATCAGCACTGCCAAGCATGCCTATGAAAAAGATTGGCACaccacctcctcctcctcctatGGGAGTTTCAAAGCTCTTGCGTCCGAAGAAAGTAAATAACAAACTAAAGAGATCATCCCACATGGGAGCCTTGTATAGGATTCTTAAAGGGAAAGTGGAAGGCTCTAGCTTAAGTGGTAAACACTCGCACGGAAAAAAATCTCATGTTAGTGGATCTGCTGGTGGAAGACAGGGAATGGCTGACGCATTAGCAGAAATGACAAAACGGTTTGTTGCTGTAAATGCTGCAGTCTTTGAACAAGAAGAtttatgttttcttattttaattcaGATTCTTTTTGTGTTCTTAGATCTGCATACTTCCAACAGATTGAGGAAGATGTTGTGAAGCATTTAAAATCAATCATGGAGATTAAAGCTGCCATGAATTCATTCCAAACAAAAGACATGGCTGAGCTTATCAGATTTCATAAGTATGTGGAGCAACATTTGGAGAAACTTACAGATGAGACGCAGGTCACACCCCATTAAACAACGTCCAATTAAATTCTAATGGAGTTCCTAAGTTTTGCTTTTTGAAATCTTTAGATTTGTTTCTTGGGAAAATTTCAGGTGCTGGcaaggtttgaagattttccAACCAAGAAGCTGGAATCATTAAGGACTGCAGCAGCATTGTACACAAAATTGGAAGGAATAATTACTACCTTGGAAAACTGGAAAATAGCACCTCCTTTAGGCCTGCTTCTTGACAAGGTTGAGTCCTATTTCAACAAGGTAAAAACTCATCAAAAAGGAACATAGGAAATTCTCTCCATTTACTACCATGAACACCAATCCATTTTTCACCATTTTCATTCAATGATTTTCTTTGAACACAGATAAAGGGCGATGTTGATTCATTGGAAAGAAGCAAAGATGAAGATTCAAAACGATTCCGAAGCCACAAAATCGATTTTGACTTCAACATTTTGCTTAAAGTTAAGGAATCTATGGTAGATGTTTCTTCTAGCTGCATGGAGCTGGCACTTGAGGTACTGTTAGTTAATATCATTGCCTAAACTTGGATTCTCTACTTGTATTATTTATGAAATCTGTTCAAAACATGCATAAACGGTTTATGCTACATGCATAAATTATAGGAAAAGAGAAGGGCTAAAGCAGCAATGGAAAATGCAGAAAGTGTGTCAAAAACTGAAGGCCAAGCAAACCATGTAAAAATGCTATGGAGGGCTTTTCAGCTTGCATTTCGTGTCTATAGTTTTGCAGGTGGACAAGACGATCGAGCTGAAATGTTGACAAAAGAATTAGCACATGAAATAGAGACTGGTCCTCAACACTAATCATGATGCCAGTATGATTATTAAGCTCAATTCAGCTTATGCTCCATTTAGAAAACAATAGAGCAATCTCCATATGTACCCGTACAAACTCAGGACCCTCTGTTTTCAGGTAATTTATGACAGCAAAGCATATTGCAGACAGCGAGTACACAAAACTCTTTTGAAAGCAGAGTGCTTTTGTGACAGTCTAAATGTGGTATTATCTTCCAATTAAAAACCTTGCCTTCATAATCAGGATTTGTAAaatgactctttttttttttttcttttgagggGTTGTAAAAATATGACATATTGGGAGTACAATTTTACTTCCActgatttattttgttcttataTATGTTCCAATTTATCATTGCTATGAACAAAACTTTGTTAGATGTTCATGGGCCAGGCCTGCACAAAAGCCCATTTCTGTGAAACCCATTTGATGTGTTGGATAAAATGAGGTGCCCGTCCTAGCATgactgatttttaatttttaattttagttttttctttaacttaattttatgtaatttttttacgTCAAATGTTTTCTCTAGTCTAGTGATAGTgatagttaaaatttattaaatatcttaattaattacgaggttaaagtatattaaaaaaaaaaaaaaacccaaattgagcacaatttcaaattgttttagttttttattttatttttctctcctttaagtttatatttcttttatatgtcTTATAAAATTAACTAACATTAAGACATAAGTAAAATTGACAcaagataaagataaagaaataaaattcaaaaaataaaaactatattacCAAAAGACAcctataaattgaaattttatttatttatattgggaTATAAGAATGATTAGTGATCGGGGTAGTTCAATGttacattaaaaatttttaaatatgtcaAAGGGTTTCAGTAAGTCTGACCTCATGGGCTAAATCACTAACTGGGCACGTCAACATAGGTGTCATGTCACATAACTAGGCTCTGCTGGGCGTTGACTGACTGGAAAGATAGCCTGCGATAAATGTCAAGCTGATGAAAATCCATTGAACTTCGCTACAAGTTTGATGTGAATGAAGAACTAAAATGTATGATATGGAGAATAAcaatattgaaaattgaaaaaaaaaaaattaattaataatatttgtaacaaagatgaataattttttattaatagttaTTAGTTGGTAGCCTAGAAGGAACCTAACCTAACTGCGACATGACTAATATTTGGGTTCCAAAGCCATTAATTGCACAAATGAATGATTAAGCAGAACAAGCTCCATACCTGTTTAAATATTAATCCTTAATTATTAGAGTCATTATAGTTGTTGTAACAGAGATTTAGTTTCATGTTAGACAAGTGGGGTATACAAATAGGTGattgtcaatttttttgtaCGGCCGTTCGGGTCGATTAAGGATCCTTCAGCTCTGTAAACAGTAAGTCTTGCTTccattttattgaaaataagaaatACATAGTAACgaattctctctttttcttcttctttctttttttttatcgcTGCTATTCTAAGGTTTCAtactttttttatatgttaGAAATAGTAATTTAACTTAGTTTCAAAGTTTACCATCCAAACAGTTATGAGTTTGAAACTCTAACAACTCTATCaaacaaaaaatgtaaaaacacATATAATTAGAGGCTCAGGATGAGTCCAAAGGGGCCAAGCTTATGCGTGAGAGagtgttataaaaaaataaaaaaaaaatgattatccTCATTAATgtaaacttttgaaaaaaaatagtttttttaacgTGCTATCATCCAGGTTTCTAAATCTATAATGTTATGTTTGCAAGTTGCAACCTAGCTAGACAACATTATTATTGAAGATTTGCAATATTGGAATTTCAGAATTCAAAGTTCTACACAGTAAATCTTCATGAATGAGCTccagtattttcttaatcattcatattaaatacaattaattatttcttttataacatattttccatAGTCCAAATCCATAAATAGAGGTATTAGTTCTTGGATTACAAGCAAGagaatattatatgaaaaatgtaGTCCTCTGGATTTTATATCTTGTGGAGATGTAATTTACAATTTGACCAAACCACATCAAATCTtggtattatttctttcttccccttttttttttttttctttttttggcagtACAATTTAGTGTTAAAGCCAAGAGTttgatatcaaaataatattaataataataataataatagtactcttttatttttatttttatttttgctgaaaaaaaaaataatagtactcTTTTGACTctatattttaagaattttcaaaAGCATTAAGGTGCACTATATATGTGCACAAACTGAATGCTTTCTATGTTATCGGATAGgaagttttttctttcttcttttattttgcttttatagGTAAGAATACACAACTTGGAAACCTCGTCAGGTTGATACCAAGTTTTATACATAAGAGCAATTAGATAgggaaggattttttttttttttttaatatatatagctccTTTCATAAGTCTAGTATGCTTTtgtatatatacaagtattaaataaacaaatatatggtTTCTATCACATATTTTAcctatcttaaaaaaaaaaaaaaaaaaaaaacgacacAAGCATTCAATTCATTCATGTAAAGAATAAAAGAATATCGTTGCGTATAggtcacccttttttttttttttcccatttaattTTCAACATAGACAtattaagatataaatataaatacctaATGACTTTTCTTTCactcaataacaataataataaaaagagggGAAGAATTGGGTAGGCCAGTGGGAGCGTGGTCCAATGATTACCAAGTTTCTTATGCCAATCTCAAGAAGAAACATTGTAGAATGAAACTGTTGGGAGTCTTTGAGGCAGAGAGAGAGTCACTTTGTGTGTTTTGAATCATCATCATTAGACCACTGCTTGCCTATATGCCTTGGTGCCTATATCAAACACCCCAAGCCCATTTTCACCACAAACGTGGTACCACAAACCCTTATTTCcccaaaaaacataaataaataaaataaagccatTGCGTGCTTTGCTAACACttgattgaaaataataataataataataataataagagaggCTGGTCGTTATAATAAGTGAGGCTGGTCACCAGCCCAATTATATGTGAGAGAGAcgcagaaagaaagaaagaaagaaaggtggATTTGATTACCTATTCCTTTGACTAAAAAAACATGACAACCATGCAGCCTTTTGTTTCCTCGAcctccatattttttttaatttcactttTCATCTGACGAGGAGAGAGGATGTaggggtctttttttttttattattgtcagTGCGTGAGTTTTAAGGTTCGGTTCGGTACAATCATGTCTCTTTTACAGAATTACAAGTGTCTTGGTTGTGATGTTAAAACCCAGATATTCAAGGTTAGCAAAAGGCAGTTATTGGAATTGGATTAGCTAACAAAATGGGTTGATAAAGCAATTGATTTTACACTGATCGTAAAAAGACTTAGGGTTTGAATACCACCATCATTGCTGTAAAATAAATGTACTCAGCACATTACTCATGTAGATGAAATAACTATTTGGCGTTGTAGGATTTGTTGAGAAGTGattcaaatgattttaaaatttatttatttgatattttttttagaattattaatttgtgatttttcaatattaaaattactttttaatgattttatatttttttttgttaaatacaatatgaagtatttttttatcataaaaaatggTAGCTCAACGGGAAGAGACTATTCAACTTTCATATATGCGGGTTCGAAAGTTGAGTCTTGGCAAGTTTTGTTATTATCATGAATAATCCTATACCACAATACCGTATGGTGCAGAACTACGGTCTTATGGCTATAGTACTACTAGAAggcattttgtttgtttttttaggaaaaatatatatatatatatatatttatataaagtattttttattattttgaaagttaaatatatgctttttcagtttcttttaaaaaaacacaaaagtaaattaaaataatcattttgtttatttataaatgCCCAATTATGCAATTGGGTAGCAATCATATTCATCCTATAGTAAACCAATGAACTAGAAATTTAtgttcttaatttttctttattctctttatGTCGATACAATCGTGTGAAAGAAAAAaggtataaaattttgattttcctgaagagaaaaaaaaaaaaaaaaaaaaagatatgttgGGTCTCAATCAGGAAGACTGACTTTTGtccaaaatgaaatttcaaaagcCATGTTAATTTAGATGGAATGGGGGTTCTTACAGCAACTTGACAAGTGTCCCAAATGCCTGTGTGGTGGGGAGGGGAGTAGTTTTTATCCAACGAGACCTGAactctttcctctctctctttcccactctcttttttttattattatttatattttgttcaaaCCCACTCCTCCTAAATATAACTCCCTCTAAAAGGTAAACTCAACTTTCGTGCTGCTACTTATACTCccactctctctatctctcaaTCTCTCTCTTAGACAACTTCTCCTCCTTTTTCCATCACTCCAAACACCCCCTCCATGATGTTAACACAGATTCTTCAATGCCTTTCTTCTCTCTATCTAATccaaagaaaattaattgttcAACCACTAACATAAAAGGGTTTTCTTTTGCTGTGTTTGTACCTTTTACTTGGTTCTTCTTCCACATCCGACTGATATTTCAAACATGTTTGACATCTTGTTTGGTTGGCGAAAGGCTTCCAAATGGTAAAGATTTTTACaagttgcctttttttttttttttttttttttttgctaattatttttttggtttcactTTTAAGACCTGTTTCTGGTTTGTTGTGTAGTAAGAAATTGATCAAACAGGTCCATTGCCGGCTCAAGTTGCTGAAGAACAAAAGGAGTACGATTATCAGGCAATTACGGGAAGACATGGCTGAGCTCATAAAAAATGGCCATGAAAACATTGCTTTCAATCGGGTATGCTCTCAGTTCCAAATCCCTTGAAgaaatcattttccttttttctcgaTTTAATAAATCCCCTGTTTTTGTCCTCTGTTTATTTTAACCCCTGgggtttcaaattttttattagtttaaa
Proteins encoded in this window:
- the LOC107416534 gene encoding uncharacterized protein At4g04980, translated to MAKEIFNVMDEDETNNNDGRIQDSTIGDTLIESYSDKRMTCPSPNTTISVPPQMTSFAMKLGEISNISYSPQLLLPLRLQSLGNLKTNEMKYFAFNVSHPQQGTNDHESNRTIQNGSEDQSPEGKEDTKAAENLPKFPGFDSNVKVNITRPAAAAVPPPPLPPMVLLDSPPSTASQSSPSPSCIPAHKGSALPSMPMKKIGTPPPPPPMGVSKLLRPKKVNNKLKRSSHMGALYRILKGKVEGSSLSGKHSHGKKSHVSGSAGGRQGMADALAEMTKRSAYFQQIEEDVVKHLKSIMEIKAAMNSFQTKDMAELIRFHKYVEQHLEKLTDETQVLARFEDFPTKKLESLRTAAALYTKLEGIITTLENWKIAPPLGLLLDKVESYFNKIKGDVDSLERSKDEDSKRFRSHKIDFDFNILLKVKESMVDVSSSCMELALEEKRRAKAAMENAESVSKTEGQANHVKMLWRAFQLAFRVYSFAGGQDDRAEMLTKELAHEIETGPQH